One Setaria viridis chromosome 7, Setaria_viridis_v4.0, whole genome shotgun sequence genomic region harbors:
- the LOC117863172 gene encoding uncharacterized protein codes for MPNPSSSPPVPAPAAATRRRRRRRQLLPSSTSSSNSTVPTSTSGTSASSTSSSSSSSASSGLSFSFPSFSPAPSPFHHRFLSPLRASAVPFSWEHRPGIPKTPARQAARGKAAAAKAAAGTLPLPLPPSLLSSKVGAADDPFSASDGYLIVPDDAKARRRQRRSPALAATLTDWLAVLSIYRSCTRSRDCLAGTPPPRPRPRPRSPAKAA; via the coding sequence ATGCCCAACCCATCCTCATCCCCGCCAGtaccggcgcccgccgccgccactcggcgccggcgccggcggaggcagcTCCTCCCGTCGTCGACGTCCTCCTCCAACTCTACGGTCCCCACGTCCACCTCCGGCACCTCGGCGTCCTcgacctcctcgtcctcgtcgtcctccgcctcctccggcctctccttctccttcccgtccttctcgccggcgccctcgccATTCCACCACCGCTTCCTCTCCCCGCTGCGCGCCTCCGCGGTGCCCTTCTCCTGGGAGCACCGCCCGGGCATCCCCAAGACCCCCGCGCGCCAGGCGGCGCGCGGCAAGGCCGCCGcggccaaggcggcggcggggacgctgccgctgcccctcccgccctctctcctctccagcaaggtcggcgccgccgacgacccCTTCTCCGCCTCCGACGGCTACCTCATCGTCCCCGACGACGcgaaggcgaggaggcggcagcggcggtcgcCGGCGCTGGCCGCCACCCTCACCGACTGGCTCGCCGTGCTGAGCATCTACCGGTCGTGCACGCGGTCCCGCGACTGCCtcgccggcacgccgccgccgcgcccccgcccccgcccccgctcccCGGCGAAGGCCGCCTGA